The nucleotide sequence CCCGGGGCTGCGATTTGCCGATCTCGTCTTTCCGGGCGGCCTGCCGGGCCTGCCGGCCTGGGCGCTGGCATGACGGCCCTTGGCGTCGCGCTCCAGTTTCTGGGCTTGCTCGTCTTCGCCGCCCACAGCCTGCGCGGCGGCGATCTGGGCCTGTGCGCCTCCGTCCTGGTCCTGGCCGGCTTGTTGGCGGCCCGGCGCGACCTGGCCCGGTGGCTGGTCGGTCCGGCCCTGCTGGCCGCCGGGTTGATCTTTGCCGAGGCCGGGCGCGACATGGTCGCTTTTCGGCTGGCGGCCGGGCTGCCCTGGTTGCGGTTGGCCGGCATCATGGCCGGGGTGGTGGCCGTGTGCCTGGCTGGCGGACTTTTTGCCTTCACGCGCCGGGGGGAAGCCTTTGGCCGGCGCGGCCCGGGAAACGTCGCGCCCCGGGCGGCGGCTTTCTGGATCGCGGTCACGCTGTTGGCCGTGGCCCGGGCCAAGGTCGACTTTCCGATCCTGCTCCTGGACCGGTTTGCGCCTGGCTGGGGGTGGCTGGAAATCACGGCCCTGGGCCTCTACGCCGCCTGGCTGACCGGCTTGATGCTGGCCGCGCCGCGAACCGGCCCCTTGCGGTCGCGCTACTGGGGTGCCTTTTCGTTGGTGTTTTTCGGCCAGCTGGCCCTGGGGCTGGCCGGGGCCACGGTCTTTCTCATGACCGGGGCGCTGCATCTGCCCGTGCCGGCGCTTATTGCCGCCGGACCGGCCTACCGGGGGGGCGGCTATTTCATGCCCATCCTCTATCTGTCCACGGTGCTGCTGGTCGGCCCGGGCTGGTGTTCGCACCTGTGTTACATCGGCGCGGCCGACGACGCCTGCGCCCGGCTTGGCCGGCCCGTGCCCAGGCGGCTGCCGGCCGGACGGACATGGTGGCGGGCGGCGACCTTGGCGCTTACCGTCGGCGGCGCGCTTGTCCTGCGCTGGCTGGAGGTTCCCCTTGGCGTCGCCGTCACGGCGGCGGCCGTCTTCGGGCTGGTGGGCCTGGGGATCATGGCGACCTTTTCCCGCAAGGCCGGCGTCATGGTCCATTGCGCCATGTATTGCCCCATCGGGCTTTTGGGGAATATTCTCGGGAAGATCAGCCCCTGGCGGGTGCGCATCGGCCAGGGCTGCGACGGCTGCGGCCGGTGTTCGCGGGTCTGCCGCTATCTGGCGCTGACTCCGGCCGATCTGGACAAGGGCCGGCCGGGCCTGTCCTGCACGCTGTGCGGCGACTGCCTGTCCGCCTGTCCGGGCGGGCGCATCGGGTTGCGGTTTCCGGGGCTGTCGCCCGAGGCGGCGCGCCAGGCCTTTTTCGCCCTGGTGGTGGCCCTGCACGCGGTGTTTTTGGGCGTGGCGCGAATTTGAGGCAGGCCAAAGCCTTGCCGCATTGAAACCGTGGCTGCGGTGTTTGCCCCTTCCTTTGTCGCCTGATCGGCACTATAGGAGCCCCAGGATACAACTTGAACAGGAGCAGAGCCCATGGGCGCGTTTTCGATTTGGCACTGGCTGGTGGTCTTGGGAGTCGTCATCATCATCTTCGGACCGAGCCGGCTGCCGAGCCTGGGCCACGACCTGGGCAAGGCCATCCGGGGCTTCAAGGACTCCATGGGCGAAAAGGACATTACACCGGTCGATCCTCAAAACGACCAGAAACGGTCCTAGGGTCGCACCGCTAAAATACGCGAGTATTTTCAAAAATTCCCGGATGTTCGCGTGTCTCCACCGAAACGATGGAGAGGTTTGGCGCGGGCACGGCACGAGGGCATTCCCAAGCGTCCAGGCCAGCAAAAGCCCGCGCTTCCTTTCGAGGAAGCGCGGGCTTGTTTATGGGCGGCGTTGGGGAATCACATCTCAGCGCTCAGAGGCCGGACGTGTTGCGGGGCCGCGAGCCTCTGCCGGGCGGCAGACCGCGCTCGCGCAGTCTGCCACGCCCTACCTTCCGCCCGGCAGCGCCTGCCGTCGGCCCGCGCCCGCCGGCAGGGCCGCGCCGCCGCTTTCGCCCTTCATATCGGCAATAAGCCCCTTGAGCGCCTGGGCCTGCTCGGCCAGCTCGGTCACGGCCCGAGACGACTGGCTCATGGCGTCGGCCGTTTCCGAGGAAATGCGGCTGACCGCCTCGATGGAGCGGTTGATCTCCTCGGAGGTGGCCGATTGCTGCTCGGCCGCCGTGGCGATGGAACGCACCTGCTCGGATGTAGTCTCCACCAGGGCCACGATGCCCTGCAGCGACTCGCCGGCCTGCCGGGCCAGGTCCGTGGCCCCGTCGATGGCGACCGTCGCCTGCTCCACGTTGCCAATGTTCTTGCGCGCTCCCTCCTGGATGGAACGGATGGCGTCGCCGACCTCCTTGGTGGCGACCATGGTCTTTTCGGCGAGCTTGCGGACCTCGTCGGCGACCACGGCGAAGCCGCGCCCGGCCTCGCCGGCCCGGGCCGCCTCGATGGCGGCATTGAGCGCCAACAGGTTGGTCTGGTCGGCGATGTCGGAAATGACGTTGAGCACGTTGCCGATGCCCTCGGCCTGCTGCCCAAGGGTCGTCATGTCGGCCTTAAGCCCCGTGGCCTGGGTCTGGACCTTGCCGATGCCAGCGATGACGTTGGCCACGATGCCGGCCCCGTCCTCGGCCCGGGTCCGGGCGTTTTCGGCGGCGGTGGCCGCTTGGCCGGCGTTTCGCGCCACCTCCAGCACCGTGGCGTTCATTTCTTCCATGGCCGTGGCCGTCTCGGCCACCCGGGCGTTTTGCTCCTCCGAGCCACGGCTCGACTGCTCGACCTGGGCGGCCAGCTCGTCGGAAGCCGAGGACAGGATGTCCACCACGTCTTCGAGCCGGGCGGCGGCATGGAGCATCCCGTCGGTCTTGGCCTGCTCGGCCTCCTGGCGCGCCGCCTCGGCCGCCTGGCCGGCCTGGGCCGCCCGGGCCGATTCCTCGCCGGCCAGCCGGGTCTTTTCGTCGGCCTCAGCAATCATGCCGCGAAGACTCGCCACCATGCCCCGCAGGGCCTGCGCCAACCGGCCGATCTCGTCGCGCTGACGCAAGGCGATGGGATGCTCCAGATCGCCCCCGGCCACGGCCTGGGCGGCCCGGGCCAGCCCCGTCACCGGCCCCACGATGG is from Solidesulfovibrio magneticus RS-1 and encodes:
- a CDS encoding Sec-independent protein translocase subunit TatA yields the protein MGAFSIWHWLVVLGVVIIIFGPSRLPSLGHDLGKAIRGFKDSMGEKDITPVDPQNDQKRS
- a CDS encoding methyl-accepting chemotaxis protein, producing the protein MFQDWQLRNKILFPIALVCIAVFAAILFVVRTGIENNAAVETRRLAEEVSARYAAVVQGELNAAMDAAKVLAAGVASERADDAPRRAAVAKLLHKTLAALPEVFGVWTAWEPDAFDGRDREFVKADALHEETGRFLPYVIRGASGVEETHTTASLSTSSSAEDKWYSQPLKTNKSLLVEPTEYEVAGKKRMMVSACVPMTDKGKGVAGLDISLEGLQKLVSGITVFGTGYGVLLSDSGMIVAHKEKDIIGKQAADLLDEANRKPLAEAVKGGKNLIFSQKSPASGEEMLYSLTPVRLEGVDGAWSFIVGLPKDAMMENARHMQMVLLWLCLGGLAVLIAAVFLIARAIVGPVTGLARAAQAVAGGDLEHPIALRQRDEIGRLAQALRGMVASLRGMIAEADEKTRLAGEESARAAQAGQAAEAARQEAEQAKTDGMLHAAARLEDVVDILSSASDELAAQVEQSSRGSEEQNARVAETATAMEEMNATVLEVARNAGQAATAAENARTRAEDGAGIVANVIAGIGKVQTQATGLKADMTTLGQQAEGIGNVLNVISDIADQTNLLALNAAIEAARAGEAGRGFAVVADEVRKLAEKTMVATKEVGDAIRSIQEGARKNIGNVEQATVAIDGATDLARQAGESLQGIVALVETTSEQVRSIATAAEQQSATSEEINRSIEAVSRISSETADAMSQSSRAVTELAEQAQALKGLIADMKGESGGAALPAGAGRRQALPGGR
- a CDS encoding 4Fe-4S binding protein; amino-acid sequence: MTALGVALQFLGLLVFAAHSLRGGDLGLCASVLVLAGLLAARRDLARWLVGPALLAAGLIFAEAGRDMVAFRLAAGLPWLRLAGIMAGVVAVCLAGGLFAFTRRGEAFGRRGPGNVAPRAAAFWIAVTLLAVARAKVDFPILLLDRFAPGWGWLEITALGLYAAWLTGLMLAAPRTGPLRSRYWGAFSLVFFGQLALGLAGATVFLMTGALHLPVPALIAAGPAYRGGGYFMPILYLSTVLLVGPGWCSHLCYIGAADDACARLGRPVPRRLPAGRTWWRAATLALTVGGALVLRWLEVPLGVAVTAAAVFGLVGLGIMATFSRKAGVMVHCAMYCPIGLLGNILGKISPWRVRIGQGCDGCGRCSRVCRYLALTPADLDKGRPGLSCTLCGDCLSACPGGRIGLRFPGLSPEAARQAFFALVVALHAVFLGVARI